A genomic window from Candidatus Thiocaldithrix dubininis includes:
- a CDS encoding ABC-F family ATPase has product MLVAANITMQFGAKPLFDNVSVKFGDGNRYGLIGANGAGKSTFMKILCGLQEPSFGNVSKDTTERMAYLRQDQFAFEDVRVLDVVMMGHEAMWKVMAEKDGIYANPDATEDDYMKAAELEGQFAEMDGYTAESRAGELLLAVGIPTEQHNGPMREVAPGWKLRVLLCQALFANPDILLLDEPTNNLDINTIRWLEDTLNNRESTMIIISHDRHFLNQVCTHTADLDYGKIQVYPGNYDDFMEASTQARERQANANAKAKERIAELQDFVRRFSANKSKAKQATSRRKLIEKLKPEDIKPSSRQYPWIRFEYDEKERLHRFAVEVENLTFGYEGMAKPLINNFSFSIEAGEKVAIIGENGVGKTTLMKLLEGQLQPQKGTIKWAEKARFCTYEQDHEDEFKSDRPLTDWIAEYVRKEGYEGEDAETQIRGTLGRLLFGGDTVKKSVKVLSGGEKGRMIFGRMMLSRTNVMLMDEPTNHLDMESIEALNGALDRYDGTLVFVSHDREFVSSVATRIFDVKGDGRVVDYRGTYDEYLASQGLE; this is encoded by the coding sequence GTGTTAGTCGCTGCGAATATTACAATGCAATTCGGTGCGAAGCCGTTGTTTGACAATGTGTCGGTCAAATTCGGTGATGGCAATCGTTACGGTTTAATCGGTGCTAATGGCGCTGGTAAATCAACCTTTATGAAAATTTTGTGTGGGTTACAAGAACCCTCGTTTGGTAATGTCTCAAAAGATACAACTGAGCGCATGGCTTATTTACGCCAAGATCAATTTGCGTTTGAAGATGTCCGCGTGCTCGATGTCGTGATGATGGGGCACGAAGCCATGTGGAAAGTCATGGCAGAAAAGGACGGGATTTATGCGAATCCCGACGCAACAGAAGACGATTATATGAAGGCTGCCGAATTAGAAGGGCAGTTTGCAGAAATGGATGGCTATACTGCCGAGTCGCGGGCGGGTGAATTATTATTAGCCGTGGGTATTCCGACCGAGCAACACAATGGTCCGATGCGCGAAGTGGCGCCGGGTTGGAAATTACGGGTGTTGCTCTGCCAAGCGCTGTTTGCCAATCCTGATATTTTGTTACTCGACGAGCCAACCAACAACCTCGACATTAATACGATTCGCTGGTTAGAAGACACGTTAAATAATCGTGAATCTACCATGATTATTATCTCGCATGACCGCCACTTCTTAAACCAAGTGTGTACGCATACCGCCGACTTAGACTACGGTAAAATCCAAGTTTATCCGGGCAACTATGACGACTTTATGGAAGCGTCCACCCAAGCGCGTGAGCGTCAAGCCAATGCGAATGCGAAAGCCAAAGAGCGCATTGCTGAGTTACAAGATTTCGTGCGTCGCTTCTCTGCCAATAAATCCAAAGCGAAACAAGCGACCAGTCGCCGTAAATTAATTGAAAAACTCAAGCCTGAGGATATTAAACCTTCTAGCCGTCAATACCCGTGGATTCGCTTTGAATACGACGAAAAAGAGCGTTTACACCGTTTTGCGGTGGAAGTCGAAAACCTGACCTTCGGTTATGAAGGGATGGCAAAGCCTTTAATCAATAACTTTAGCTTCTCGATTGAAGCCGGTGAAAAAGTGGCGATTATCGGTGAAAACGGTGTAGGTAAAACCACCTTAATGAAACTGTTAGAAGGGCAGTTGCAACCGCAAAAAGGCACGATTAAATGGGCAGAAAAAGCCCGTTTTTGTACCTATGAGCAAGATCACGAAGACGAGTTTAAAAGTGACCGCCCCTTAACCGATTGGATTGCCGAGTATGTGCGCAAAGAAGGCTATGAAGGCGAAGACGCGGAAACCCAAATTCGTGGCACTTTAGGGCGTTTATTATTCGGCGGCGATACGGTAAAAAAATCGGTTAAGGTGTTATCCGGTGGGGAAAAAGGTCGCATGATTTTTGGTCGTATGATGTTATCGCGCACCAATGTGATGTTAATGGACGAACCCACCAACCACTTAGACATGGAATCTATCGAAGCCTTAAACGGCGCGTTAGACCGCTACGACGGTACATTAGTATTCGTTTCACACGACCGTGAATTCGTTAGCTCCGTTGCTACCCGTATTTTTGATGTGAAAGGGGACGGGCGCGTAGTGGATTATCGTGGTACTTACGATGAATACTTAGCGAGCCAAGGTTTAGAATAA
- a CDS encoding SemiSWEET transporter produces the protein MSLTDMMGYMAATLTSIAFLPQVLKTIRTRDTSSISLLMYSLFVAGVLCWLIWGLLLQQWPVILANLVTFALSAIILSMKIYAVIVKHEAP, from the coding sequence ATGTCCCTAACGGATATGATGGGCTATATGGCAGCAACCTTAACCAGCATTGCCTTTTTACCGCAAGTTCTAAAAACGATTCGTACCCGTGACACCTCCAGTATTTCATTATTAATGTATTCGCTGTTTGTAGCAGGGGTATTGTGTTGGTTGATTTGGGGGCTATTGCTACAACAATGGCCGGTTATTTTGGCTAATCTTGTGACTTTTGCGCTCTCTGCCATTATTTTAAGCATGAAAATTTACGCGGTTATCGTAAAGCACGAAGCACCTTAA
- a CDS encoding 4Fe-4S dicluster domain-containing protein: protein MKPNQVDTYRRKFLATLGGVTAVATAGHWVMREAQAAGSVIAKPADQPVSSKNRWGILIDVTKLTDGGAAMVEACKRENGWDNNPKSSPEQKAHWARVVHVTDKQTLNSFSLPVMCQHCEHPPCVDVCPTGASMKRADGIVQVNKHICIGCRYCMMACPYKARSFVHEPLTDQVPTSPRGMGTVESCNMCAHRIDEGRLPACVEAAPDAVIFGDLNDPNSLISQTLKAQGGKQIRADLQLNTGVRYLGI from the coding sequence ATGAAACCAAATCAGGTCGATACGTATCGCCGTAAGTTTCTAGCTACGCTAGGCGGCGTAACCGCAGTTGCGACGGCGGGTCATTGGGTCATGCGTGAAGCGCAGGCGGCTGGTTCAGTGATTGCGAAACCAGCAGACCAACCCGTCAGTAGTAAAAATCGCTGGGGTATTTTAATTGATGTAACCAAGCTCACCGATGGCGGTGCGGCAATGGTCGAAGCTTGTAAACGTGAAAACGGTTGGGATAACAATCCTAAATCTAGTCCCGAACAAAAAGCGCATTGGGCGCGGGTGGTGCATGTAACGGATAAGCAAACTTTAAACAGCTTTAGCTTGCCGGTTATGTGTCAGCATTGTGAACACCCACCTTGTGTGGATGTGTGTCCAACGGGCGCCTCTATGAAACGGGCGGATGGCATTGTACAAGTGAATAAACACATTTGTATCGGTTGTCGTTATTGCATGATGGCTTGCCCTTATAAAGCGCGTAGCTTTGTGCATGAACCCTTGACCGATCAAGTGCCAACCTCACCACGCGGTATGGGAACGGTAGAATCCTGCAATATGTGTGCTCACCGTATTGATGAAGGACGTTTACCTGCTTGTGTCGAAGCTGCACCCGATGCGGTAATTTTTGGGGATCTGAATGATCCGAATAGCTTAATTAGTCAAACGTTGAAAGCGCAGGGCGGTAAGCAAATTCGAGCAGATCTGCAATTGAATACAGGCGTTCGCTATCTCGGTATTTAA
- the nrfD gene encoding polysulfide reductase NrfD — protein sequence MASQAISYREIKAEKGFYLWLGFLGLLLAVGAYAFFHVEHTGHYVTGMNNQIVWGLPHVFAIFLIVAASGALNVGSIGTVFGKKLYQPMGRLSALIAMSCLIGGLIVLVLDLGHPDRLIVAMTHYNFRSIFAWNIILYNGFLALSVLYVWTMMDRKMAPMYKTAGSMAFVWRLILTMGTGSIFGFLVARDFYNSAVMAPLFVVMSFAFGLAVFILVLYFSYRWTGRELGDKTLNRLRYLLAVFIGGVLLLEGARHLTNLYITQRQGIEQFILMDGGIYTFLFWFGQIFLGALLPLSLIFCRLLANNHKALLAAAALTILGGMAQLYVIIVGGQAYPLTLFPGSLVSSDFFDGVINTYQPSIWELMLGMGGMALTLVMVTIGVKVLRFLPESMADKVVGPHHA from the coding sequence ATGGCAAGTCAAGCAATCAGTTATCGCGAGATTAAAGCCGAAAAAGGTTTCTACCTTTGGCTTGGTTTTCTCGGTCTTTTATTGGCGGTAGGCGCTTATGCCTTCTTCCATGTTGAACATACCGGTCACTATGTAACCGGTATGAATAATCAAATCGTTTGGGGTTTACCGCATGTGTTTGCGATTTTCCTCATCGTAGCAGCTTCTGGCGCATTAAACGTCGGTTCGATTGGGACAGTATTTGGTAAAAAGCTCTATCAACCGATGGGGCGTTTATCAGCCTTAATTGCAATGTCTTGCTTAATCGGCGGTTTGATTGTACTGGTATTAGACCTTGGTCACCCTGATCGTCTTATTGTGGCAATGACACATTATAATTTCCGCTCGATTTTCGCTTGGAACATTATTTTATATAACGGCTTCTTAGCCTTATCCGTCTTGTATGTTTGGACAATGATGGATCGTAAAATGGCGCCTATGTATAAAACGGCCGGTTCAATGGCATTCGTGTGGCGTTTAATTCTGACGATGGGGACAGGCTCAATCTTTGGCTTCTTAGTGGCACGCGATTTCTATAACTCAGCGGTGATGGCACCTTTGTTTGTCGTCATGTCTTTTGCCTTTGGTTTAGCTGTTTTCATCTTAGTATTGTATTTTAGCTATCGTTGGACTGGGCGTGAATTAGGTGACAAAACGTTGAATCGTCTGCGGTATTTATTAGCGGTATTCATTGGTGGGGTATTGTTGTTAGAAGGCGCTCGCCATTTAACCAATCTATACATTACTCAGCGTCAAGGTATAGAACAATTCATTTTAATGGACGGTGGCATTTACACCTTCTTATTCTGGTTTGGTCAAATTTTCCTTGGCGCTTTATTGCCCTTATCACTGATTTTCTGCCGCTTACTAGCGAATAATCACAAAGCCTTATTAGCCGCTGCTGCGTTAACTATTTTGGGTGGTATGGCGCAGTTATATGTGATTATTGTTGGTGGACAAGCGTATCCCTTAACTTTATTCCCCGGTTCGTTGGTTTCCAGCGATTTCTTTGACGGCGTTATTAATACTTACCAACCTAGCATTTGGGAACTTATGTTGGGGATGGGCGGTATGGCACTCACGTTGGTTATGGTAACAATTGGTGTGAAAGTGCTACGTTTCTTGCCAGAATCAATGGCTGATAAAGTGGTTGGTCCACATCACGCTTAA
- a CDS encoding FAD-dependent oxidoreductase, which translates to MQRRDFLSLISMLLLSSLPSVEAKDNAAMSSKKRIIVIGAGLAGLAAAKTLQAQGHEVLVLEARDRIGGRIWTSTKWPDMPLDLGATWIHGVKGNPLTQLAQSLQVKQIATSYDSSITYNTAGKALNSSEAATLEKVRKQVFNAIKQAQNQVSDRSIRAAIEPLFTQASPATQRLINFILSGNIEQEYAGSAAKLSAYWYDASKAFAGQDALFAKGFHVITDYLAQGLSIKLGQVVQTIHWQNQPLRVITQHAEFKADQVLVTLPLGVLQAKRVQFLPDLPNSKQTAIAKLGMGVLNKCYLRFNKVFWPTDVDWLEYIPTEHGKWTEWVSFMRSAKLPILLGFNAAERGKAIEAWTDQQIVSSAMQTLKTLYGTAIPDPVDYQITRWASDPFALGSYSYNAVGSTPSMRKELAKPLANTVFFAGEASEANYFSTAHGAYLSGLRAAKEMG; encoded by the coding sequence ATGCAAAGACGCGACTTTTTAAGTTTAATAAGCATGCTGTTGCTGAGCAGTTTGCCCAGCGTTGAAGCCAAGGATAACGCCGCCATGTCTAGTAAAAAACGTATTATTGTGATTGGCGCAGGCTTAGCGGGCTTAGCCGCCGCCAAAACGCTACAAGCGCAAGGACATGAAGTACTGGTGTTAGAAGCGCGTGACCGCATCGGTGGGCGTATTTGGACAAGTACGAAGTGGCCAGATATGCCCCTAGATTTGGGCGCGACGTGGATTCATGGAGTTAAAGGTAATCCCTTAACCCAGTTAGCGCAAAGCTTGCAGGTCAAGCAGATTGCAACTAGCTATGACAGTAGCATTACTTATAATACCGCTGGCAAAGCCTTAAACAGTAGCGAAGCCGCCACCTTGGAAAAGGTACGCAAGCAAGTGTTTAATGCAATTAAGCAAGCGCAAAATCAGGTCAGTGATCGCTCGATTCGGGCAGCCATTGAACCTTTATTTACCCAAGCAAGCCCTGCCACCCAACGCCTGATTAATTTCATTCTCAGCGGTAATATTGAACAAGAATATGCAGGCAGCGCAGCAAAACTCTCGGCTTATTGGTATGACGCGTCTAAAGCCTTTGCGGGGCAAGATGCATTATTTGCCAAAGGCTTCCACGTTATTACGGACTATTTAGCGCAAGGCTTAAGTATTAAATTAGGGCAAGTCGTACAAACGATTCATTGGCAAAACCAGCCGCTACGCGTTATTACCCAACATGCCGAATTTAAGGCGGATCAAGTATTAGTTACCTTGCCACTGGGTGTATTACAAGCTAAACGGGTGCAATTTCTGCCGGACTTACCTAACAGTAAACAAACGGCGATTGCCAAATTAGGTATGGGTGTCTTGAATAAATGCTACTTGCGCTTTAATAAAGTCTTCTGGCCAACCGATGTAGATTGGCTGGAATACATTCCCACCGAACATGGCAAATGGACAGAATGGGTTAGCTTTATGCGCAGTGCAAAACTACCGATTTTATTGGGATTTAATGCCGCCGAACGAGGCAAAGCTATCGAAGCGTGGACAGATCAACAAATTGTTAGTAGCGCGATGCAGACCCTCAAAACGCTTTATGGCACTGCGATTCCCGACCCCGTGGATTATCAAATTACGCGTTGGGCATCCGACCCGTTTGCCTTAGGTTCTTATTCGTATAATGCGGTGGGTTCAACCCCAAGCATGCGTAAAGAACTCGCCAAACCCTTGGCTAACACAGTATTTTTTGCAGGTGAAGCCAGCGAAGCCAATTATTTCAGTACCGCACACGGTGCGTATTTATCCGGTTTACGTGCTGCTAAAGAAATGGGCTAA
- a CDS encoding SIMPL domain-containing protein, which yields MKNGVLNVSEQASAFIDANGIKLNLTVQGENLIFGNAALDKNQNVKALVQTIKEIDPSAIISLDNIKIQSETGWFTQISKGSYNLIVTITNLETIDAILNTVIEIENVNLNAIEWLYDDYSAKVKLITEAVSKTKAKAETMAGALGKTIIGVKSCADSYDIPDNRTITQEEAKSLGYSMLTKPRTKANADMGTLIKGKKEIKANAFIQFILKNIEE from the coding sequence ATGAAAAATGGCGTTTTAAATGTGTCAGAACAAGCCAGCGCTTTTATTGATGCCAATGGAATTAAATTGAATTTAACAGTACAAGGCGAAAATTTAATTTTTGGTAATGCCGCTCTCGATAAAAACCAAAATGTTAAAGCATTAGTACAAACCATTAAAGAAATCGACCCCAGCGCGATTATTAGTTTAGACAATATTAAAATTCAGTCGGAAACTGGCTGGTTTACGCAAATTTCTAAAGGTAGTTATAATTTAATAGTTACTATTACCAATTTAGAAACGATTGATGCCATTCTTAATACAGTAATTGAAATTGAGAATGTAAACCTGAATGCGATTGAATGGTTATATGATGATTATTCGGCAAAAGTTAAATTAATTACGGAAGCTGTTAGCAAAACTAAAGCTAAAGCGGAAACTATGGCTGGCGCTTTAGGTAAAACTATTATTGGTGTTAAATCTTGTGCGGATTCCTATGATATACCGGATAATAGAACGATTACGCAAGAAGAAGCTAAGTCGCTGGGTTATAGTATGCTTACAAAACCCCGCACGAAAGCTAATGCTGATATGGGAACATTGATTAAAGGTAAAAAGGAAATTAAAGCCAACGCCTTTATTCAGTTCATATTGAAAAATATTGAAGAATAA
- a CDS encoding (Fe-S)-binding protein encodes MADYEIPVITGEGFVPVPPIHEGAMAGKGPYIAKQDFQKALHFPADFAEVGDLVPEWKERALAKMADLKSRYRSLQLYLDICVKCGACTDKCHYFIGTTDPKNMPVARQDLMRKVYRRYFTFAGKYFPKLVGAVDLTEDVLKEWYNYYHQCSQCRRCSVFCPYGIDTAEISMAAREILDHVGYGSKYNNEIIGKVFKIGNNLGLPGMALADTLEGLEEDVEADTGIKVRYPLDEEGAEILLVTPSADFFAEPHVDGLVGYGKVFHEAGVTWTLSSYASEGANFGMFIGSYENMRRISLRIREAAIKLKVKRIVFGECGHAWRVGYSFLNTLAGPFDFLDQRYPVPQHILEFTWGEIQKGTLKLDKSENDDKVLTFHDSCNVARGSRMGDKPGGQFEYPRNVIKAVCNNFVDMPIETIHDATFCCGGGGGLLTDDLMELRVKGAQPRAEALKYVTTHHGVTHMAAICAICKSQFTKVLPYYGFTMDQIVSVHQLVSNAIILQRQVSVQARPEEDEDEDDDDA; translated from the coding sequence GTGGCAGATTACGAAATTCCAGTGATAACCGGCGAAGGCTTTGTACCCGTACCGCCGATTCACGAAGGCGCAATGGCAGGTAAAGGCCCGTACATTGCCAAACAAGATTTTCAAAAAGCGTTACATTTTCCGGCAGACTTTGCAGAAGTAGGCGACTTAGTTCCTGAGTGGAAAGAACGCGCTTTAGCGAAAATGGCAGATTTAAAAAGCCGTTATCGCTCACTGCAACTCTACTTAGACATTTGCGTAAAGTGTGGCGCGTGTACAGATAAATGCCATTATTTCATTGGCACGACTGACCCGAAAAATATGCCGGTCGCCCGTCAAGATTTAATGCGTAAGGTTTACCGCCGTTACTTCACCTTTGCGGGCAAATATTTCCCGAAATTGGTGGGTGCAGTTGACTTAACCGAAGATGTACTTAAAGAGTGGTATAACTATTACCACCAATGTTCTCAATGCCGTCGTTGTTCCGTGTTCTGCCCTTATGGTATTGATACGGCTGAAATTTCAATGGCTGCTCGCGAAATTTTAGATCACGTTGGTTACGGTTCTAAATACAACAACGAAATTATCGGTAAGGTATTTAAAATCGGTAACAACCTCGGTCTACCGGGTATGGCATTAGCCGATACGTTAGAAGGTTTAGAGGAAGACGTTGAAGCGGATACCGGTATTAAAGTGCGCTATCCCTTGGATGAGGAAGGCGCAGAAATTTTACTAGTTACTCCTTCGGCGGACTTCTTTGCTGAACCGCACGTTGATGGTTTAGTCGGTTACGGCAAAGTATTCCATGAAGCAGGCGTAACGTGGACACTGAGTTCCTACGCGTCTGAAGGCGCAAACTTTGGTATGTTTATCGGCTCTTATGAAAACATGCGGCGGATTTCGCTGCGGATTCGTGAGGCTGCCATTAAATTGAAAGTGAAGCGGATTGTATTCGGCGAATGTGGTCACGCATGGCGGGTGGGTTATAGCTTCTTAAACACCTTAGCCGGACCATTTGATTTCTTAGACCAACGTTATCCTGTGCCTCAACATATTTTGGAATTCACTTGGGGTGAAATTCAAAAGGGTACATTGAAGCTGGATAAGTCTGAAAACGATGACAAAGTTCTGACCTTCCACGACTCCTGTAATGTGGCGCGTGGTAGCCGTATGGGTGATAAACCGGGTGGTCAGTTTGAATACCCACGTAATGTCATCAAGGCCGTTTGTAATAACTTCGTTGATATGCCGATTGAAACCATTCACGACGCGACTTTCTGTTGCGGCGGCGGCGGCGGTTTATTAACCGATGACTTGATGGAATTACGCGTGAAAGGCGCACAACCGCGTGCAGAAGCCTTGAAATATGTCACAACCCATCATGGTGTTACGCACATGGCGGCAATTTGCGCCATTTGTAAATCACAATTTACCAAAGTATTGCCGTACTATGGTTTTACAATGGATCAAATTGTCAGCGTGCACCAATTAGTGAGTAACGCAATTATCTTGCAACGGCAGGTCTCCGTTCAGGCACGTCCTGAGGAAGACGAAGACGAAGATGACGACGACGCATAA
- a CDS encoding N-acetyltransferase: MLIRPEKPSDIADIFAVTQAAFANHPFSQQTEGFIVNALRAAEALTISLVAEVDNKLVGHIAFSPLTISDGTAHWYGLGPLAVLPAYQRQGIGKALMQQGLADLKANAAQGCALVGDPHYYPQFGFKNSTHLSYTCIPPDYFFILPFTATVPQGIVTFHAGFGATH; encoded by the coding sequence ATGCTGATTCGACCTGAAAAACCCTCGGATATCGCTGATATTTTTGCAGTAACTCAAGCCGCGTTCGCCAATCATCCGTTTAGCCAGCAAACCGAAGGCTTTATTGTGAATGCGTTACGTGCCGCCGAGGCGCTAACAATTTCATTAGTGGCAGAAGTGGATAATAAGTTGGTGGGGCATATCGCATTTTCGCCACTGACGATTAGCGATGGTACAGCGCATTGGTACGGATTGGGTCCACTTGCTGTGTTACCGGCTTATCAACGCCAAGGTATCGGCAAAGCCTTAATGCAACAAGGTTTAGCCGACTTAAAAGCCAACGCTGCGCAGGGCTGTGCCTTGGTGGGTGATCCCCATTATTATCCGCAATTTGGCTTTAAAAACAGTACGCACTTAAGCTATACATGCATACCACCGGACTATTTCTTTATATTGCCATTTACTGCAACTGTTCCGCAGGGCATTGTTACCTTCCACGCCGGATTTGGAGCAACCCATTAA
- a CDS encoding ADP-ribosylglycohydrolase family protein has protein sequence MRIREEQYIGCVLGLAYGDALGAPYEGGVVEQLLWRSIGRTASGEMRWTDDTQMALDLANSLIAKGKIDQEDLAQRFAASYRWDRGYGPAVAKVLKRIKAGQNWKIANTAIYPNGSYGNGAAMRSPIMALYMPGNLTALMRHTKSSAEVTHVNPLGIEGARIIAVATAKLLHQVEPKDVINIVLAYCQLFEFKEQLDLVRHWLTFDYVIEPQYVVSKLGNGMTALTSCVTAIYIALYFLDKRFEAMLSFVQACEGDVDTIGAMAGAMWGAFNGHKGLPKSELEARDSLINIAQILHIRFSHQAHGVPAFC, from the coding sequence ATGCGAATTCGTGAAGAGCAATATATCGGTTGCGTATTAGGTTTAGCCTATGGTGACGCGTTGGGTGCGCCTTATGAAGGGGGCGTGGTTGAACAATTATTGTGGCGTTCGATTGGGCGTACCGCCAGCGGTGAAATGCGTTGGACGGATGACACGCAAATGGCGTTGGATTTAGCCAATTCACTGATTGCCAAAGGCAAAATAGACCAAGAAGATTTAGCACAACGCTTTGCCGCCAGCTATCGTTGGGATCGGGGTTATGGGCCTGCGGTTGCCAAAGTATTAAAGCGCATTAAAGCAGGGCAGAACTGGAAAATTGCTAACACTGCTATTTATCCCAATGGTTCTTATGGCAATGGTGCGGCAATGCGTTCCCCGATTATGGCGCTGTATATGCCGGGCAATTTAACCGCGTTAATGCGTCATACTAAATCTTCCGCTGAAGTGACGCATGTCAACCCGTTAGGCATTGAAGGTGCTCGTATTATTGCCGTGGCAACTGCTAAGTTATTGCATCAGGTTGAGCCTAAAGACGTTATTAATATTGTATTGGCTTATTGCCAATTATTTGAATTTAAAGAACAATTAGATTTGGTTCGGCATTGGCTCACGTTTGATTATGTCATAGAACCGCAATATGTGGTCTCGAAGTTAGGCAATGGCATGACGGCGCTCACTTCCTGTGTAACGGCGATTTATATCGCGTTATATTTTCTGGATAAACGCTTTGAAGCTATGCTAAGTTTTGTGCAAGCGTGTGAAGGTGATGTCGATACCATTGGTGCAATGGCAGGCGCGATGTGGGGCGCGTTTAATGGTCATAAGGGTTTACCAAAATCCGAGTTGGAAGCGCGAGATAGCCTCATCAATATTGCGCAAATTCTGCATATACGTTTTAGTCACCAAGCGCATGGTGTGCCTGCTTTTTGTTAA
- a CDS encoding NAD(P)-binding protein, producing MATAAHDDKLKSHTFRRFKDGDHEWDSMHDKIFVGDTSHKCPTYIHKTPPCQGSCPSGEDIRGWLQIVRGIEKPPVGMSMQEYAFRRSTTANPFPSMMGRVCPAPCQTGCNRNDVDDFVGINSVEQYIGDTAIAQGFKFPEAPALSGKKVAIIGGGPAGMAAAYQLRRMGHASTVFEQHPELGGMMRYGIPGYRVPRDKLGAEIQRILDLGDIDVRCNTKVGSDVTVEQLEADYDAILWTVGCWNGRGLFVDNWDSTPNCISAVDFLEAFNKGTMKYTAPRIVCVGGGDTSIDVVSVSRRIGTLANYAEKPEDAATGKLVHGDVGEKVPATVTLTTLFPLNQMTAAPHEVQDALHEGVTILTQVMPKELVLDANGRATGLKVVECVVKGNVPQAKEGGTEFIIEADLIVSAIGQFGKLDGFETLNNGRNQINADAQYQVPGKPKHFAAGDVVRPHLLTTAIGQASIAADTINQFLRAEEIKKRPKVDKHHFDLLSKLQEAGLEPTSFDETKSEDLRGTSDAKYAVHNYDDRAKSVIVRSKDLFLGHFPPVARHIRTEDVPSSEEVLGHFAERMNSLAEGDAVAEAKRCMSCGMCFECDNCVIFCPQDAVYRVPKKQATLGRYVATDYSRCIGCHICADVCPTGYIEMGLGE from the coding sequence ATGGCAACCGCAGCGCACGATGACAAATTAAAAAGTCATACCTTCCGCCGTTTTAAAGACGGGGATCATGAATGGGATAGTATGCACGACAAAATCTTTGTTGGTGATACTTCACATAAATGTCCTACGTATATTCACAAAACTCCGCCTTGCCAAGGTTCTTGCCCATCGGGTGAAGATATTCGGGGTTGGTTGCAAATCGTGCGCGGGATTGAAAAACCACCTGTTGGCATGAGCATGCAAGAGTATGCATTCCGCCGTTCTACTACTGCGAATCCATTCCCTTCTATGATGGGTCGTGTATGTCCAGCGCCTTGCCAAACGGGTTGTAACCGGAATGATGTTGACGATTTCGTCGGTATCAACTCAGTTGAGCAATACATTGGCGATACCGCGATTGCGCAAGGCTTTAAATTTCCAGAAGCGCCTGCGTTAAGTGGCAAAAAAGTTGCCATTATTGGCGGTGGTCCTGCGGGTATGGCAGCGGCTTATCAATTACGCCGTATGGGTCATGCGTCTACCGTTTTTGAACAACACCCAGAACTGGGTGGCATGATGCGCTACGGTATTCCGGGCTATCGTGTACCCCGCGATAAATTAGGCGCGGAAATTCAACGTATTTTAGATTTAGGCGATATCGATGTTCGCTGTAATACCAAAGTTGGTAGCGATGTTACGGTTGAGCAGTTAGAAGCTGATTACGATGCTATTTTATGGACAGTGGGTTGCTGGAACGGTCGCGGCTTATTTGTAGACAATTGGGATAGCACGCCTAACTGCATATCGGCGGTTGATTTCTTGGAAGCCTTTAATAAAGGCACTATGAAATACACAGCCCCTCGCATTGTGTGCGTGGGTGGTGGTGATACCTCTATCGACGTGGTATCGGTTTCTCGCCGGATTGGTACGTTAGCTAATTACGCTGAAAAACCAGAAGATGCCGCGACAGGTAAGTTAGTTCACGGTGATGTGGGTGAGAAAGTGCCTGCAACCGTCACATTAACGACTTTATTCCCGTTGAATCAAATGACCGCTGCGCCGCATGAGGTACAAGATGCGCTGCACGAAGGTGTTACCATCTTGACGCAAGTTATGCCGAAAGAATTGGTATTAGATGCCAACGGTCGCGCCACAGGCTTAAAAGTAGTTGAGTGTGTGGTGAAAGGCAATGTGCCACAAGCCAAAGAAGGCGGTACTGAATTCATTATTGAAGCGGATTTAATCGTTTCTGCTATCGGTCAGTTCGGTAAATTAGACGGATTTGAGACCCTGAATAACGGTCGTAACCAAATCAATGCCGACGCGCAATACCAAGTACCGGGTAAACCTAAACATTTTGCAGCGGGTGACGTGGTACGTCCGCATTTATTGACTACCGCCATTGGGCAAGCGTCAATTGCGGCTGATACCATTAATCAATTCTTACGCGCTGAAGAAATTAAAAAGCGTCCAAAAGTGGATAAGCACCATTTTGACTTACTGAGTAAGTTACAAGAAGCTGGTTTAGAACCGACTAGCTTTGATGAAACTAAATCAGAAGACTTACGTGGTACATCCGACGCGAAATACGCAGTGCACAACTACGATGACCGCGCTAAAAGTGTGATCGTGCGTTCTAAAGATTTATTCTTAGGGCACTTCCCACCTGTTGCTCGTCATATCCGTACCGAAGATGTACCGAGTTCTGAGGAAGTCTTAGGTCACTTTGCCGAGCGTATGAATTCACTTGCCGAAGGTGATGCGGTCGCTGAAGCAAAACGCTGCATGAGCTGCGGTATGTGCTTTGAATGCGACAACTGCGTTATTTTCTGTCCGCAAGATGCGGTGTATCGCGTACCGAAAAAACAAGCTACGTTAGGTCGTTATGTTGCAACGGATTATAGCCGTTGTATCGGTTGCCATATCTGCGCGGACGTATGTCCAACTGGTTATATCGAAATGGGGCTTGGGGAGTAA